A window of the Microbulbifer aggregans genome harbors these coding sequences:
- a CDS encoding FimV family protein, translating into MDLRHTLPIHSRPVSLLAFILQIPLILASAPTLALGLGNASLKTTLGYPLAVEIPILDRSASLDVSQVRVRQVVGIDAKQMGYDLAATALPLSIDVSEMSSGLTIQVKSPAPLNEPFVSFVLELSWPGGTLYRDYDLLLDPPPIAPPTAATAPTNPASPATQAPGTSPAPGNLTYAGKQWRVAPGDSLWRIARQLQPDISIPLDAVMAAIHARNPHAFLNGDMNRLQAGALLDLPGANDYSAPPVAAAPSPAGREPSSRSMNTASSVVQSNETAQGRLRLSGSPAGNSGSRTVHPREEIDAIKEQIDKVNRENEQLRQQIQRIEASDYMAVMQEMLQLQEQRIEELKAQMRNDASTRAGADSTAITPDTISNATPPAVPAPVIIRDAGPSFTALLLLALAAFAVGVALSQLRDWWLKRRTATEAPAENQILNLDSLTSHWGGEAPPPAPEADSAEAEEGEMTVSVSQDKGQENAGDPAPPRTGSSIEEPQLDEAISQGPSDLPASGAAEAGNTENKRVISGMAAADKEEKNQGSAGSPAILSPESLFEDLQLDESFAEDSVDLATPNSHSINKDLVLEFDAIDLFPLAEIDLAATRPEPDVDGNADADDKMAIKEAAI; encoded by the coding sequence ATGGATCTACGCCATACCTTGCCAATACACTCGCGACCCGTATCACTTCTTGCATTCATTCTCCAAATCCCCCTGATTCTCGCCAGCGCGCCAACCCTGGCTCTGGGACTGGGTAATGCGTCGCTAAAAACCACTCTCGGCTATCCGCTCGCTGTGGAAATTCCCATATTGGATCGCAGCGCCTCACTGGATGTGTCGCAAGTCAGGGTCCGCCAGGTAGTCGGCATTGATGCCAAGCAAATGGGCTACGATCTGGCCGCCACTGCCCTGCCTCTCTCAATCGATGTCAGCGAGATGTCCAGCGGTCTTACCATCCAGGTAAAGTCACCCGCGCCGTTGAATGAGCCCTTTGTCAGCTTCGTCCTGGAACTGAGCTGGCCCGGCGGCACCCTCTATCGTGACTACGATCTGCTGTTAGACCCGCCGCCAATCGCCCCGCCAACTGCGGCAACAGCCCCGACCAACCCCGCCAGCCCGGCCACCCAAGCCCCCGGCACAAGTCCCGCCCCGGGGAACCTCACCTACGCTGGTAAGCAATGGCGCGTGGCTCCCGGAGATAGCCTCTGGCGCATTGCCCGCCAGCTACAGCCCGATATCAGTATCCCGCTTGATGCTGTAATGGCGGCCATCCATGCACGTAACCCGCACGCATTCCTCAATGGCGACATGAACCGCCTGCAGGCCGGTGCACTATTAGATCTCCCCGGCGCCAATGATTATTCTGCGCCGCCAGTCGCTGCCGCGCCGAGCCCAGCCGGGCGTGAGCCATCTTCCCGGTCCATGAATACAGCTTCTTCCGTGGTCCAGAGCAACGAAACAGCCCAGGGCCGCCTGCGCCTTTCTGGCAGTCCGGCGGGCAACAGTGGCAGTCGCACTGTGCACCCCAGAGAGGAAATTGATGCTATTAAGGAGCAGATCGACAAAGTCAATCGGGAGAACGAGCAGTTGCGCCAACAGATCCAGCGTATTGAAGCCAGCGACTATATGGCCGTTATGCAGGAAATGCTGCAACTGCAGGAACAGCGCATCGAGGAGCTGAAAGCGCAAATGCGTAATGACGCCTCCACCCGTGCTGGAGCCGACAGCACCGCCATTACTCCCGACACAATCAGCAACGCGACACCACCGGCTGTGCCGGCCCCTGTCATCATCCGTGACGCGGGCCCCAGCTTTACTGCCCTGCTGCTCTTGGCCCTGGCCGCTTTCGCGGTAGGTGTAGCCCTCAGCCAGCTGCGGGACTGGTGGCTTAAGCGACGTACAGCTACTGAGGCCCCGGCAGAGAATCAGATTCTCAACTTGGATTCACTCACTAGTCACTGGGGCGGCGAAGCTCCACCACCTGCGCCGGAGGCGGACTCAGCCGAAGCGGAGGAAGGCGAGATGACGGTTTCAGTTAGTCAGGACAAAGGCCAGGAAAACGCCGGCGACCCAGCCCCTCCCCGCACAGGCAGCTCTATCGAGGAGCCGCAATTGGATGAAGCCATCAGTCAGGGCCCTTCTGACTTGCCAGCGTCGGGCGCGGCTGAGGCCGGCAATACCGAAAACAAGCGTGTCATCAGCGGCATGGCAGCGGCTGATAAAGAGGAGAAAAACCAAGGTAGCGCTGGCAGCCCTGCAATCCTTAGCCCCGAGAGCCTTTTCGAAGACCTACAGCTGGATGAGTCCTTTGCCGAGGACTCTGTGGACCTGGCAACGCCAAACAGTCACTCCATCAATAAGGATCTGGTACTGGAATTTGACGCAATCGACCTGTTTCCCTTGGCGGAAATAGATCTGGCTGCCACCCGACCGGAACCCGACGTAGATGGTAACGCCGATGCCGATGACAAAATGGCCATCAAAGAGGCCGCTATTTAA
- the guaA gene encoding glutamine-hydrolyzing GMP synthase has translation MSQDIHASRILILDFGSQYTQLIARRVRELGVFSEIRAFDMTEEEIREYNPKGIILAGGPESVPEEGSPRAPEAVYELGVPVLGICYGMQTMAHQLGGAVQGSDIREFGYAQVKVEGSSALLNDIKDHLDGDGHALLDVWMSHGDKVVKMPEGFELMASTGSCPIAGMYHADKNFFGVQFHPEVTHTLQGKRIYEHFVIEICGCEKLWTPANIIEDSIAKVREQVGSGKVLLGLSGGVDSSVVAALLHKAIGDQLTCVFVDNGLLRKNEGDQVMEMFAENMGVKVIRADAEDLFLSKLAGEDEPEAKRKIIGNTFIEIFDEEAAKLKDVNYLAQGTIYPDVIESAAAKTGKAHVIKSHHNVGGLPEDMKMELVEPLRELFKDEVRKIGLELGLPYDMVYRHPFPGPGLGVRILGEVKKNYADILREADAIFIEELHNADWYHKTSQAFAVFLPVKSVGVVGDGRRYEYVIALRAVETVDFMTARWAHLPYELIEKVSNRIINEIENVSRVTYDVSSKPPATIEWE, from the coding sequence ATGTCTCAAGATATCCACGCCAGCCGAATCCTGATTCTCGACTTCGGCTCCCAGTACACCCAGCTGATCGCCCGCCGTGTGCGCGAGCTGGGCGTTTTCTCCGAAATCCGCGCCTTCGATATGACGGAGGAAGAGATTCGCGAGTACAACCCCAAAGGGATCATTCTCGCCGGTGGCCCCGAATCCGTGCCGGAAGAGGGCTCTCCGCGGGCACCGGAGGCGGTGTATGAACTGGGCGTGCCGGTACTGGGCATCTGCTACGGCATGCAGACCATGGCCCACCAGCTGGGCGGCGCCGTGCAGGGCAGTGATATCCGCGAATTCGGTTATGCGCAGGTGAAAGTGGAGGGCAGCTCGGCCCTGCTGAACGATATCAAGGATCACCTGGACGGTGACGGCCACGCGCTGCTGGATGTGTGGATGAGTCACGGTGACAAAGTGGTGAAGATGCCCGAGGGCTTCGAGCTGATGGCGTCCACCGGATCCTGTCCGATCGCCGGCATGTACCATGCGGACAAAAATTTCTTTGGTGTGCAGTTCCACCCTGAGGTAACCCATACCCTGCAGGGCAAGCGCATTTACGAGCACTTCGTGATCGAAATCTGTGGCTGTGAAAAGCTGTGGACGCCGGCCAACATTATCGAGGACTCCATCGCCAAGGTGCGTGAGCAGGTGGGCAGCGGCAAGGTGCTGCTGGGCCTGTCGGGCGGCGTGGACAGCTCGGTGGTGGCCGCGCTCCTGCACAAGGCTATTGGCGACCAGCTCACCTGTGTGTTCGTGGACAATGGCCTGCTGCGCAAAAATGAAGGCGATCAGGTGATGGAAATGTTCGCCGAGAACATGGGTGTGAAAGTGATCCGCGCCGATGCTGAGGACCTGTTCCTGTCCAAGCTGGCCGGTGAAGACGAGCCGGAAGCCAAGCGCAAGATCATCGGCAATACCTTTATCGAGATCTTCGACGAGGAAGCCGCCAAGCTGAAGGACGTGAACTACCTGGCCCAGGGCACTATCTATCCGGACGTGATCGAGTCCGCGGCCGCCAAGACCGGCAAAGCCCATGTGATCAAGTCACACCATAACGTCGGTGGCTTGCCGGAAGACATGAAGATGGAGCTGGTGGAGCCGCTCCGGGAGCTGTTCAAGGATGAAGTGCGCAAGATCGGCCTGGAGCTCGGTCTTCCCTACGACATGGTCTACCGTCACCCCTTCCCGGGGCCGGGACTGGGCGTGCGTATTCTCGGTGAGGTGAAGAAGAACTACGCCGATATCCTGCGGGAGGCGGATGCCATCTTTATCGAGGAACTGCACAACGCGGACTGGTACCACAAAACCAGCCAGGCCTTTGCCGTATTCCTGCCGGTGAAATCCGTCGGCGTCGTTGGTGATGGCCGTCGTTACGAATACGTCATTGCCCTGCGTGCGGTTGAGACCGTGGATTTCATGACTGCCCGCTGGGCGCATCTGCCCTACGAGCTGATCGAAAAGGTCTCCAACCGCATCATCAACGAGATCGAGAATGTCTCGCGGGTGACCTACGACGTCTCCAGTAAACCCCCCGCTACGATCGAGTGGGAATGA
- the guaB gene encoding IMP dehydrogenase translates to MSESGLRIAREALTFDDVLLVPGYSEVTAKDVSLKTKLSRNISLNIPLVSAAMDTVTESRLAIALAQEGGIGIIHKSMSIEDQALAVRAVKKFEAGVVKDPITIESNATVRELIALTTHHNISGVPVMEKGNLVGIVTSRDVRFQTDLDATVASIMTPSERLVTVEEGAAPQKVQELLHKHRIEKVLVVNNDLELRGLITVKDFNKAEQYPNSCKDADGRLRVGASVGTSPDTDDRVAALVEAGVDVLVVDTAHGHSRNVIERVRRIKEMHPQVDVIGGNIATAEAAKALLEAGADAVKVGIGPGSICTTRIVSGVGVPQISAIAEVAKALEGTEVPLIADGGIRFSGDIAKAIVAGASSVMMGSMFAGTEEAPGEVELYQGRTYKSYRGMGSLGAMSRTQGSSDRYFQDASKGAEKLVPEGIEGRVPYKGPIAAIVHQMMGGLRSAMGYTGSSTIETMRTRPEFVRVTSAGMGESHVHDVTITKEAPNYPVGGR, encoded by the coding sequence ATGTCTGAATCCGGTCTGCGCATTGCGCGCGAAGCTCTCACTTTTGACGATGTCCTGCTGGTGCCCGGCTATTCCGAGGTAACCGCCAAAGATGTCTCCCTGAAGACCAAGCTGTCTCGCAACATTTCTCTGAATATTCCCCTGGTGTCCGCTGCCATGGATACCGTGACCGAGTCGCGCCTGGCCATTGCTCTGGCCCAGGAAGGTGGCATCGGCATCATCCATAAAAGCATGTCGATCGAAGATCAGGCGCTGGCAGTGCGCGCGGTCAAGAAGTTCGAAGCCGGCGTGGTCAAGGACCCGATCACCATCGAGTCCAACGCCACCGTACGCGAGCTGATCGCCCTGACCACCCACCACAACATCTCCGGCGTGCCGGTGATGGAGAAGGGCAACCTGGTGGGAATCGTCACCAGCCGCGACGTGCGCTTCCAGACCGACCTGGATGCCACTGTCGCCAGTATCATGACCCCCAGCGAGCGACTGGTGACTGTCGAAGAGGGCGCCGCACCCCAGAAAGTCCAGGAGTTGTTGCACAAGCACCGCATTGAGAAGGTGCTGGTGGTCAATAACGACCTCGAGCTGCGTGGCCTGATCACCGTCAAGGATTTCAACAAGGCGGAACAGTACCCCAATTCCTGTAAGGATGCCGATGGCCGCCTGCGTGTAGGCGCTTCCGTCGGTACCAGCCCGGATACCGATGACCGCGTCGCCGCACTGGTTGAGGCCGGCGTCGATGTGCTGGTGGTGGATACGGCCCACGGCCACTCCCGCAACGTGATCGAGCGTGTGCGCCGGATCAAGGAGATGCATCCGCAAGTGGATGTGATCGGCGGCAATATCGCCACCGCTGAAGCGGCCAAGGCCCTGCTGGAAGCGGGCGCGGATGCCGTGAAGGTCGGTATCGGCCCGGGCTCCATCTGTACTACCCGCATTGTCAGCGGTGTGGGCGTGCCCCAGATCAGCGCGATCGCCGAGGTCGCCAAGGCGCTGGAAGGCACTGAAGTGCCTTTGATTGCCGATGGCGGTATCCGCTTCTCCGGTGATATCGCCAAGGCGATCGTCGCCGGTGCCAGCTCCGTGATGATGGGCTCCATGTTCGCCGGTACCGAAGAGGCACCGGGCGAGGTTGAGCTGTACCAGGGGCGGACCTACAAGTCCTACCGTGGCATGGGCTCTCTGGGCGCCATGTCCCGCACCCAGGGTTCCTCCGACCGCTACTTCCAGGATGCCAGCAAGGGCGCCGAAAAGCTGGTACCGGAAGGTATCGAGGGTCGGGTGCCATACAAGGGCCCCATTGCCGCCATCGTGCATCAGATGATGGGTGGCCTGCGTTCCGCCATGGGCTATACCGGTAGCTCGACTATCGAAACCATGCGTACCAGGCCTGAGTTTGTGCGGGTTACCTCCGCGGGCATGGGCGAGTCCCATGTGCACGACGTGACCATCACCAAGGAAGCGCCGAACTACCCGGTCGGCGGCCGCTGA